The Miscanthus floridulus cultivar M001 unplaced genomic scaffold, ASM1932011v1 fs_490_1_2, whole genome shotgun sequence genome segment GTGTCGTGCCGGGTGGCCCGGATGGACACCTTGGGTTAAATATTGGGAAtgtaaatcatgaataacttttaagttgttgagtttgaaaatacgAAAACTATACGAATACATTTATCTTTAAaattactttcataaaaatatatcaGTTtctaataaatatttttataaaaagataagaagtcaaagttatgctttggagaccatGTACCAGTATGAGGGAGTATTTTTTAACAAGGTGTTATTTTTTCTCTATTTAAATAAATCTATCTGTATTTAAACAACAACTAGGACGgcatcttttattcttttttttttggattaTTGTCTAGAATAGGCCGTAGAATAAAGTACAGATGTGAAGGCCCACGGCTACGGCCCAACAAGTGCCCAAGTCGAGAGATGGCGTCTGCCGAGCAGGAGCAGGAGACGCCCCCAAACCGtcacgtcgccgccgccggccgcctccGCCAAACCCATCCACGACCGCTTCCTTCCTCCTGGTGCCTTATGGATCCAGTACCTCTGTCGTCCTCTTCCACCCGCCGCCTTAAGCAATTCCCTACACCGCCGGGTTCCAACCCCGGCCTCCTCATCGACCCTGTACCGCCGGCTTGCTCTTCCGGCCTCCTCATCGACACTGTACCGCCGGCGCCGGCTTccaccgccgcccgcccgcccaacTACCGCCGGATTGCTCCGATTCCTCCTATACGTCGATCTCCACCATTCTCGAAGCGTCTCACATATCTGCTTCGTCTCGGCCGAGACCGCGATGGGATTACTTCGTCAGCGCTCACGTCTTCGTTGTTGGCCGGTGATGATGGTCACGGCGACTGTAATGGGATTTCTTCGTGGCCACAGACATCCTCGTCCTTGGCCACCATTGATGAGATTCAGCAGCTCACATCCTCGTCCTCGGCCGGTGACCAGAGTCCACCGCCTCTCACCAGCTCATCCTCGGCCAGTGACGAGATTCAACAGCCTCTCACAATCTCGTCCTCTTCTGTTGATCCTCACCCAGCTTCGCTCACCTCCcgtaagtttgcatttcactaatCTCTAATCTCACATAAAGATATGTTAACTAATTCATGATTCAAATGTACGTTTTGATCACAGAGGAGCTTTGGTTGGTGGCTGATATCATGATGTGGTTCCGGTCCATTGTCTTGTTTTCCTTTGCAGCTGTTGTGATTTACAACGAACACGATTATCCAGCTGTTATGGTATCAGAGATTGCAGGGATATTATGCATATATATGCACTACTGGTCCATGCACATTACACAGTTCTGGCTGAATTGTCCGCACAATGAGGATTCGTCCATCCTTGTGTGGCTATGCTTTTTCTTCGTTTTCATGGTTGCGTTAATTATTGGCCTCCAGCATAGTGTTCTTGCTGGCATGTGTATTACACTTGTCCCAACAATGTGTATGGCTGGATACTTAATTAGTTGTATACATGAGTATAACTGCACAAGGTATTACACTTCTCACAACAACAGTTCTGGCTGAACCACCTCTATTTTTTCATTGCCAATTAATGCCGTGTTTGTTAATTGTAGGTGTCGTCAAAATCTTGAGCAGCCTCTGGATTCGGATCTTCATCAGGATGAACATACTCAGGATTCCTAGCATGAGTTCATATGCATGTGAATGAggtaaaaacatatttttctagAAATTAAAACATTGTctatatattattgttttatctTTTCAATATTAATGAATGATGACACATGTTGTGGGAAATATAGTGGCTTTAGAATCTAAAGAATAAAAAAAGTTAATAAAAATCCAAACCATAGCCCTATGTATCGATTCCGAAACTCAACCCTAGAAATTCATTTGACAAAATAATTCTTTGTAATGAAATGTTGACTTTATTATTTGTGTGTGAAGTTTGAGAGTGCTCTCAAAGTAGTTCTTAAATAAACTTCAAAGATAGATTATTTGACTTTCATGTTCCACAGACGCTTGATTTCTTCCATCCCTGCTTGCCTATCGCTCCATCTGGAagggggtggtggtggcagttggTCTGAGGGGTGCAGGATAGTGAGGGAAGTGAAGCAGAGATGTTGTGAGCGGCAGCAGCGCATAACGACGGCTCTGGAGAATGAAAGCGAGATACACGAGACACTAGAAAAGAGAGTGAAAGAGCAGCGGCGATGGATGCTTCTGGATCTAGATGTATAGGCAGGGGAGGGGCACATGGGCTGCCTGGCAGGCTGGTCAGCCTACTGCTTGCTTCttccttttctctttttttccctATTCTTCCTCCTTCACACTGATGTCTTGCATTTCGTTACCTTGATATGGTGTCACCTCACCTCATGCCTCACTCGCCAAGTGGTAAGGCGGTATTGAGTCGTCACGCCTCTTACTGCCTTGTTAACCATGACGTTTGGTCATCAAACTCAATGACTAATCTCTTATCATAACAACCAATGGTACACTGTTCACAATAGGTTCAGATATTGGAATTGACACACTTAAAGAAGCCAAAAAAATAGATTGGATGAGTACTCTTATACAGTTATTCTTAGAATATAAACCTTGTGCCGATGTTTTTTCCTAGCTATAATAGAATTAGAATAGGTCTGATCAGCTGATCCTTTCTCTCTTGGACAGCAAGTTTTCTTCAGGAGCAAGTAGTATGTCTTAGGCTGCAAGTCAAGGTCTTTGTTCTGTACCCACTAGGGCTGTGTTCTGTAACCCTTTCCTGCTACACCAAAAGGCACCAGCTAGCTGCAGCATATAGCAGCCTGAATCAGCCTCCATTTTCCTCTCTCAAGTGTAGTGTGCAGCAGCAGCAAGCTACTGCATATTTCACTATACGATCCTAAGAGTTAGTACGGGTGCAGCAGCAAGAACCTTAGCAGGAAGCATTATTCAGAGGCCACCAATTTCAGAAGGTGAGTAAAAAAAAAATTACATGTCATTGTTAATGGGATCAAAACCAATCAAATGCGTACCCAGTATAGAGGAAGCCTAGTCAGaaaaataacaacaacaacaacaacaacaacaaagcctttaagccTAGTCAGAAAAATAAGAACTTTATTAATTATTAAATGTTCTTAGTGCAATTTAACTTCAAACACTAAACTGGGAAATTTCATCATTTGCATTTTGCAAATGTGGGAGTCTTGTGCTATTTCTTTAGGATGAAAGTATGAGATCAAGCGCTGCAACTCCAAACATGTTTGTACTCTGGGCGTATTCTAATTTCACTATTTTAGAACTGAAATAAACACGGTGTAGATATACTGGCCAGTTGATCTTATGCTCTATGTGTGCTCTATTATGTCATTGAGATGGTAAGGGTCAGTAGCCAGACCAAGCTGCAGTCAGGTTCTGCTTCTGCCAGTTTGGTCCTGGAATCTCAGTCTTCAGTTCAGGCGCGGAGTCCATTTTAaataagaaaagaacaatgagAGTAGATCAAAGTGGCATATCCAGAGTATAAACTGGTTTGTAGTGGAAAATCCTAAAATCGAGACCTTTGATTGTCAAAAGTCAACAATAAATTCTCCCAACTGAAAATATATACACTTAGAGCTAGCTCATAAGTTACCATTGGAGCTGCCCTAAGTGAAACTGAAACCCAAGCATCGGAACTGAAATGCAACCAACAAGGAAAGCCAAAGATCATTGACCAAGTTGAAATGTTCATTGACCAAGTTCATTAGACTGAAGGTAAACAAACTGAGTGCATTGTATTGTGCTAATTACATTGGCAGATAGAACTACATGAATCTTCAGTGAGATTGTAAAAATTTTATGGCCTTGGAACTGGCACTTATGAATCCATATGAAACTATAGATGCAAAAGGTTTGCCAAGAATCATCATTTTCATCTACCAGCTCACCTAACCTAACAAGAGAGCAATTTGTCTATGCATGCAAATCATCATGCGTGCATGCTTTGACTAAATAAGATAGTATTACCATTGTTTGTATTATATGATTGATTTAATTACCAATCTCCTGCCTTCTGTTTGAAAGAAGCTCAACAGAATTCAGAGTAGAATGCATATGACTGCCACTGACGCAAGAGAACCTTGATGAACCCCAGGGCTGGTGGCTTGATGTGGTTGTGATTGTGGTCAAAGGGCCATGGCAGAATGCACTATCAATGGAGTTGTGATTGTGGTCGTTGGGCCACGGGCGGCGGCGGGATGTGGAGGTAGCAGAGGGTGACGCTATTCCTGGTGCGGTCGGAGGGCTGCACTGTTCCTGATAAGATAGTAGAAATTTCCTACAATCGGGAACATAATGCTTTTATTCTTGCTGGGAGTGCTTAGGCTGCTAATATTTACATAATTCTTCAGCTTTTCTGTGTAGCTGGTGTCTTATCTCGATATTTTGAAGCAATAATACCTTTCTGAGAGTGTCAAGTTGCACCTTGCTCAAGTTACTGTGAGTTCTGTGCAGATAGTAAGGGGTAAAGTTTTCATTTTTGACTTCTATGCCTGAGATGATTTTGACAGAAGATAACATGAAAACATGAGGAAATGATAGTGATCCTTATTTCTGTGACTTTGGTGCTTGTGATGAAGTAGCTGATGATCTGATAGGTGATTAGTTTGGGACTAAATACATTTCGGCAAGTGGTCGCGAGTGTTTTGTGTTTCGAAACAGTCTAGACGTATTTTCTGTTTTGATCATCGAAGGACTACTGAGCCAGATGCTATTTTCATTTCATTTATACAGGTACCCAGGCCTCTTGGTAGCACTTCTGAATGAAGAAGCAAGAGAATGTGTTGCGTCTTGAGCTAATGTTTTCAAGCCGTCAAGAGGAGAAAGTAAGAAGGCAAATCAGTGTGTCTGCTTTTCATAAAAGTTCTCTTTTGGAAGTAATATATAGTAGGTGTTAGTTCAGATAATAATTTATAGTTGCTGAGGTTACTGCCAGACATTCTATAAAACGCCTCAGTTTACATATactgggaggcattctatatatATAGGTCTCTGATTTTGGTGGTGCGGAAGGTTTCTCCATAACAGAAAACTGGGAGGTTATTTCCTCCGTTGTGTAACTGTTACTCTGAATTCTTGAGGTTCGTGTTGGCGCAATATATATAGATTCCTCTTAAGGCATCGATCAGACACCTTGAATGTGGCACTTGGTCCAAACATGTGAAGCATCCGAAATGTCCAGCAAAAAAAAGATCGATTCCCCATTGTTGGATCATCATATCTAGCTGTGTAATCATTTCGATTGTAATTAATTTAAATCACACTACCCAATGTGGGGCTTGAAATTACCTTCAGTATGCTGCTGCTGGTTGGTATTTTTTGTTTGGAATAGTTTAGATAGAAAACCTACAATCAATTTTAGAATTTAGGGATTCAAGATGGACAAGGGGGTCGGATCCGGAGGAGGTCACTAGTCATTacaaacactgatgcatgataCCTGTGCATCTGAAAATGATAAGCGTATTTGATAAGAAAAATCATACGAAGTAGATTTAAACCTTATTCTCTCTTATAATATGCTACCTCAACACACTATTGAGCATGGGAAAATACTTAGTTGCCTAACCTCTCCGACCATGTAAGCCACATAGGTGGCCACCTAAGTTGATGTATCTAGGCATGCGTAGGGTGACCGAAAGAGGAAACCAATTAGATTGGTGtttgatgtacttttattttttaaggttGTTTTGTGTTAAAGTGTTCATCCTTTGTTTGTACAAGTCattattttgttatatatatcataTACGAGGCACTATTTTAAGTGCCTTTATTCATTAAAAAAAAGAATTTTCATTTATCCTACATAGAAAGTAGACGTAGTACTTAGCTTCAAAATTACATCTAAATGGCTCTGTGCACCCCGGCGGCCACGCCCCGTGACCCCACGCATCCGGCGTCCACAACCCTTCTCATCCGTAGGCATGGCCACGTGCCCCGGGGGACAAACCCCCGGCGGCCGCGTGCCTCGGCAGCCAGCGTGCCCTGTGCTCCGACGGCCACGCGCCGACGTCCCACGTGAGCTCTCTTCTCGCACGCGCTTCTTTTCTCGACAGGGGTAGAATGGGCTCGGTCCTCGCTGGGTTCCACGTGAACGAGGTGAAGCCGGGTGAAGCcattatttttttttttgctccatcGCACTCCAAACCTTTGTGAGAGAATATTTTAAGGAGTTTCATCAGTGAAGCCGTTTTTTTATCTCGTTTGGCAAAAAATAGCTCCTAAAACCGGTAGAGAAAACCCTACCAAACGGGTTCGTCCATGTTTCCTTCCTACACGAACATGACGAGAACAACATAGTATACTCTATTCTCATTACCACTTAAAAGCAGTACCAAGAAGAATCAACCACACCTAGGGAGTGTTTGATTGCCTGGACAAGGGTGGTTCATGATTGGGACATGTTCATCTGGTGCAACTACTCCTGTTTGATTGCCCGTAGAAAACTAAGCCAGGCTGAGGGTGGGACATTCAAATTTGGCCATCTTGCATCAGCTCATGGTAGACTTGCCCATTTCTTCTTCCCTGCTCCTACCGCCATTCCTGTGAGACATTTCCACAAACACGTTGCATACGTAGCTTTGTTGGGGAATTCGATTCGACAGGGAACGGAGGCACGGAGCCACGCGCGCGTACCTGCGGTAGGTGGAGGGTGTCGACGAGCACGACGAGGTCGCCGACTATGTGGAAGACGGTGTAGGACGACGGCTCCGGCGGCGCAGTGGTGCCGCCGTAGCCCCGGAGGTCGGGCGCGACGCAGCGGTAGCCGCGCACGGCGAGGTAGCCCATCTGGTGGTGCCACGAGTACCAGAGCTCCGGGAAGTCGTGCACGAACAGAACCGCCGGCGCGGAGGCGTCCACGGGGCCGGCCTCCAGTTGCCGGTGcctcaccgccgccatggcgtgTCGGCGTCGTGCTCCGTGCCGCAGCTGTTGACTGGGAAGGGAGAGCGGAGGTGGCCGGGGAGCTCTCGGAGAGGGAGGGGAAGTCGAGGTTGGATTCGCTCGCGCGCGCACCTCTCCACTCCTCCGATGGCGTCGACGATGgggttggcggcggcggcagcggcggtgaggATTCACTTTCACGGTAAAGAAAAGAGAGGTGACGGGAACTTCACCGTCACCTCTGGCCCAGGATGCTCCCGCTCGGGCCGAGCCCACCAGGAACGAGAAATTTTTTCGTTTCCCCAGAGCCAGGCCCAGGGGTGCTTTGAGGGGCGTGATGGCCTGGCTCGTGGGCTGGTCCACGTAAACAAACAGCCCGAGTTGCACGCCCTGGGCTCAATAGCCCGGATGGGCCAGTCATTGCCTTGGTGTTGTTGTTCTCTGCATCCCTGCACATCCTGTATATATTAGCAACGCTAATCTCTCAGACACATTGGACATGACCACCATTAAATAGTGGAGCACGATCGGATTAGCTCACTTTCAGTCCCCCATGATGAGTACAACAGTAATGACCAGATGCATGCATTATTATATACCACATATAATTGGCATCAGATTAAAGAGGTTTTGCTCCTCCAGCCAGTACAATAATTCCCGAGGCCGGGAGACATGGCAATCTCCAAACCTGATTCCGTGAGCTGAACCTGGACGCTTGGTTGACCAGGTCCACctttttgtttttgcattcacGTCACGGCGtccgttttttttcttttttttttctttttggccctttttaaaaatattttcataaataCACTCCTAGCGGTATCCTTTCAAAAAATAGACCCTAAGCTCGGCGTCGTAACaattggcgccgagcttacatgtCTCGGCGCCATAGTCATTGCGCCGAGGTCCAAGGTTATTTTCTGCATGGCGTTGACATGACTGCTTGCATGCCGTGGACTTGACGCCGGCTCGGCGCCACTTCGACTGGCGCCAACCTGATTTGCAGGTGCAACCATCTGGCAACTGGAGGGAGAGAGGGCAGAGGAATCCTAGCACGAGCATCGAAAAAACAAACATGCATTTATCCGCTCTAAGCTTGTGAAAATTTCCTCTCGTGCACGTGTATCAAGGAGAGCTTTTTCACCCTTCCTGTTATGCACGGTGGTCTGTAGTATGCATGTCATGCTTTAACCTTTCTACTGCTTACTTCAATCTTTCTACTACTCCGTAGTTTCTACCATCGGCAATGCACATGCATAATTTAGAGCAGTGTTATATTAAAGTTTGTTAAGTTAAAtcaaatttatatataaaaatatatgaaagcaaaactcagaaaaagggGTTTGAGTAGGTTTAAagaaaaatattaataatatttatatctccaaataagtttctCATAAAAGTAGGTTCAATGATCTATCAAATGGTTTAACTTAAATACTTACTCCATCTTAGAAAGAACGTAATTCTATCACAGTGTCATGTTTTAgtattttattataaaaaatgTCCGTACTTTGCAACGGGACACACAGTTTATTGAATGGTCACTTACACGACTTTTTGCTTGAAATTTATATAGTTGTCCATGGtcgaataaatatcattagatttattatgaaatatatttttataataaattgattCTAAGTCATAAATTTAAATACGATCCATTAGAAACTTAGTTAAATATAAATCATTTAACTTAATAGATACAGTGGCCGTATATTCATTAGAAACTTTAATCAAGCTGCTCAACTCTGCTCACGTTCACAGCCGGGGCAGGGCGGGTGCTGCAGTGCCTGCGGGGTCCACCGTGCACAACAATAAGCTCTCATCGATATACATGCACGAGAGGCTCGTGCAAGCACAAGACTCCTATCCTCTTTCACTCTGCAGGCGTGCCCGTGCAGCTGGATTAGCTAGGCAgccgtgctctctctctcttctagcTTTGAATAGATAGGCTtacaggtagggatgaaaacggtacggatatttttcgaccgtattcgaaaccgaatccgtttagaggggttgagatctgtccgtttccgagtccggatatccaacatccgataccgtatccgtatctgaatactcaaatcgcatatttatgatgtcgatatccaatcgtatcatatccgacatagttgacactatccgtattcgaatccgaatccggacagaaatatgaaaacaaatgtaatatcggtgatatccgtccgtatccgatccgttttcatccctgctcACAGGTATGTCCATCATCCTGCTATATCTTGCATGCAGTTGCTAGGGGCTGCGCCTGCAAGTCAGGTTGGCGTTAGGCGAAGTGGCGCCGAGCTCAACGCCAACACCCACGGCGCCGAGCCAGTCCCACGTCCACGCCACGCAAGCAGCCACGTCAACGCCACGCAGAAAATAACTTTAGACCTCAGCGCCACTGACTATGACGGCGAGATATGTAACCTCGACGTCAATTGCTACAGCGCCGAGATCAGGGtccagaaaataaaaagaaacctTCAGAGGTCTAAATGCGAATATCTTTGGGAAAACaggtaaaaaataaaaaaaattcaggTGCGTGTACGAAGCAGACGAATAAAGCGTACGGGCTTGGTCCCATGATATCTGACACTGTCGTCAGATAGAGATCATCAGGAAACTTCAGGCTCATGTTCCTGCAATCCAatagttttcattttttttctactCCTTGTTTTGTTTGGTACTCCGTAGTACTATCTATAGCATCCACACAAGACTACTCTATCCTTTTGTTATAGCATACTCTAAGcagatacatatatacatccacacaaGACGCGTAATGCATTTTTCGGTGTTTTATAACCATCTGGTAATTGAGTGTCCGGTGTCTTGAGATCTTCAGGCCCATTATTTGATTCAGTCATGTCCATATTTATGATATTGTAGTTTGTCGCAAAACCATTTCCATCAACAGTTTTCTTTTATGGATGAATAAATGGATTGACATCTAATAATACGGAAATGGTTTTGAAGGGGGTGGTGTCACTACTGGATTAAGGCgcgttgccgagtgcctgcaacaCTAGGCAAAGTCCCAaatacactcagcaaaggctttgccgagtgctgcactcgatAAAGGCCACTCAGGGAAAAAAATGAccggcaaagcagcctttgccgagagccatttgtcgggcactcggcaaagctttttgtCTAGTGTCGagccagccctcggcaaagaaaacgaGCGGTGACGGCCCAGGAAAcagtgacggcggctttgccgagtgccaacccggacggcactcggcaaagtttttcatttttttttaaattctttgtcgagcgccgcccaggctagcactcggcaaagttttttgtttttatttttttttaaattctttctttgccgagcgccgcccgggatggcactcggtaaagtttttaatttttttttaaatttctttgccgagcgccgctagggatggcactcggcaaagttttttatttttttttgtttaaaaatttctttgccgagcgccggacgggtggcactcggcaaagtttttaattttttttaaaaaaaatctttaccgagtgctatgaTCATagtactcggcaaagctgggaaacggGTTGCTACTTTTTCTAGCTTTGGCGAGTGCAGTgcctattgcactcggcaaactgaccaAAAccagtgtttttttttcattttttacattccatcacgaCAAACACAAattatcacatatatctcacatccatccaaacatgcatcacatatttatcacatccatcgcatatatcacattcatcacatatatcacatacatCAATCCAAACATCTATCGCATATATCACAGTTATCCAAATATACCACTAGTGCATGACAAGTATATCAGAAATCCATcatcaagtgaacaacaaatgcaaATACAACTAATGCTACTCATCAGAAAGGTGGAAACTAagtgcctggtgaaggaaaagcTAGATCAATCGGAGGCGCATGAGCTGGATTATTTGAACCCtccgactgaggctgcacaaaggagaagacattgcatgtgttagacaagattacttggatagctaatctaggtcatacaagcaaagcacaagcgaaaactcacaggagtagctgcaactGCAGGAGTCGGAGGTGGAGCGAACAGCCCAGGTGGCACAGCTAGACCCGTATGTTGCCCAAGAGTCTGCATGAACTACATCATTTCCGCCATCCTCTGCGCCTAGGCCTCTCACGCGGCCCGCTCGGACTGCAGCTGGGCCGCTAGGTCCTGATGTTGCCTTGCTTCTTCTTCTAGCCAGGCCtgtaatatttcactccaatgtttcagtaatgcaaagctaattaaggtgtgtaaagatcaatctacgatgagtaaaataggaataacctcgagtgcatcGATCCGTTGTTGTGAAGCGCTTGGCCGTGGCCGTATGGCCGAGCCTtcactcgtgctccgtgctcggtctaggagagggagggagtagaggttgAGTCGATGACGCCGTCACCAAGCCAGtactgcccatgcttcttgcctccacccaccctcatgacgatctCTGCATCAAAGTCCTAGGTGCTTGGGTCGTACTGTGGCCCATGGACCGACCTTGCCGCCGATATGTATTCactgatgcgggtgtggacgctcgggttggtgtacgcctcgggcgggtcctctgggttgtaggagacagcggacgtcgccttgcccttgtggacatacaccatgcctagaagtcggAGCATTACTGACCACCATGTGCCTCCGACTACGAGAaaaacagcaagatgattagaaatcaggcataaTTGAGCGtcagaatagataaatgaattcgcgtacccataattgtttgtatccggcgaggttgcggttGCCTtaatggtgtgctggaccttgcatctacaaacGCCGCTCCCGGGCAGCTTCATGCGTCTCGGCCCACGCGGGCgtgaaccacttgtccacgatcattgCCCAGCACTCAGGATACGAGGAGCACCACCAGGGACAcatctacacatcatcaagtatttgacatataaaaagatcaaattaaaccaacttaatctcaaaacgaatcaatattaatgttctttatctacctcaaggtactggtctcGGGTCAGTGTCATCTTTCTTGCTTCTTCTTTGCTGACCTTCTCTCCAAGTtttgacccgtagtaggttatgaTGGTCTGGATGCGcgtctcgtgatgcatgtcggtgatgagttttttacaggctttggtagccaCCAAATCTGCCCTGGCCTcagatccctcctcgcatctgaaaTAAGTCTACATACAGAcgtgatgtatccattcattatttcaagaaaagtccaatgaatgcgatgtattgagcagtgtagtgcgagggagacttacccaaaactccgccttcacccgctccgccttgttggggtaaccCACATCGAGGGCGGCGGCATAGTGGTCAAACGTCTAGGGCGGCTCCCTCCTGCTGGCGTAGTCAACCAGGCTAGGATAGTGTtacctgcacagaagacccaggacgcCATTGACCAGGCGTCCGTGACCACCACCCGACACAATCGTCCTGTTCCTGCACAAGtaattaagaaaaaatattagtttctttatcgattttcaacatatcatatgaagttgtggtgattaaatctaaagttacttacttttgcccttcggggcgaatcaatgggcgttggtgaggaagcggaaccagaGGGAGGCTCGCCGAACCTCGCAAGTAGACGTTGAACGAaccagaggaagcggaacccgtacCATCCTCCTCGTGCGTCCCCTCCCCCTCGTGCGCCCCCTCATCCTCGTTCGTCTGCCGAACTAGCTCATCGTTGTCCCCGGGcctcgcctcctcctcgtcctcctcacgcTGTGTGGTAGGAGGCGGcggcatctcctcctcctcctcctcctgtccgacgGCCCCTCACCTAGAGCGGCATCTGCAGTGCGTCGTGTTTGGTAAAGCTAGGACACGCCCCTATGACGGTCGCTTcagcccaccatctttgttcaatcacctgcaattaaaaagaataaacaagacgtaattagaaatagaaatagatgcaaaataaacaaaacataattataaaaatatagtattacatgtattagaaataatcttcatgattgggattagctagatcataggtctcgtcatcactatcaacat includes the following:
- the LOC136531962 gene encoding uncharacterized protein isoform X1, whose translation is MASAEQEQETPPNRHVAAAGRLRQTHPRPLPSSWCLMDPVPLSSSSTRRLKQFPTPPGSNPGLLIDPVPPACSSGLLIDTVPPAPASTAARPPNYRRIAPIPPIRRSPPFSKRLTYLLRLGRDRDGITSSALTSSLLAGDDGHGDCNGISSWPQTSSSLATIDEIQQLTSSSSAGDQSPPPLTSSSSASDEIQQPLTISSSSVDPHPASLTSQELWLVADIMMWFRSIVLFSFAAVVIYNEHDYPAVMVSEIAGILCIYMHYWSMHITQFWLNCPHNEDSSILVWLCFFFVFMVALIIGLQHSVLAGMCITLVPTMCMAGYLISCIHEYNCTRCRQNLEQPLDSDLHQDEHTQDS
- the LOC136531962 gene encoding uncharacterized protein isoform X2 gives rise to the protein MASAEQEQETPPNRHVAAAGRLRQTHPRPLPSSWCLMDPVPLSSSSTRRLKQFPTPPGSNPGLLIDPVPPACSSGLLIDTVPPAPASTAARPPNYRRIAPIPPIRRSPPFSKRLTYLLRLGRDRDGITSSALTSSLLAGDDGHGDCNGISSWPQTSSSLATIDEIQQLTSSSSAGDQSPPPLTSSSSASDEIQQPLTISSSSVDPHPASLTSPVVIYNEHDYPAVMVSEIAGILCIYMHYWSMHITQFWLNCPHNEDSSILVWLCFFFVFMVALIIGLQHSVLAGMCITLVPTMCMAGYLISCIHEYNCTRCRQNLEQPLDSDLHQDEHTQDS
- the LOC136531963 gene encoding uncharacterized protein; translated protein: MAAVRHRQLEAGPVDASAPAVLFVHDFPELWYSWHHQMGYLAVRGYRCVAPDLRGYGGTTAPPEPSSYTVFHIVGDLVVLVDTLHLPQEWR